One Streptosporangium sp. NBC_01495 DNA window includes the following coding sequences:
- a CDS encoding ATP-grasp domain-containing protein — protein sequence MRLYLTALKPTDSVTDGFLPAARALGCEVTILTDRPKQYRDSGAEVLRCDVRDARAVIDTVAHHRVPDAIFSNSDHIQAETALAAAYFGLPGKDWRACVDTKNKALTRRRLAAAGVETVRSARLTPADPPPADMPFPAVVKPREGVASEDVVLVRDAGELAAAVAAIRDRRPGETLVVEEYLDGPLHTMETLGDGEGVRVLGGFRTTLGPLPHFVEERLDWEPPPGRDHVLRALEALRVGFGACHTEYVMTPAGPRIVEVNYRVIGDHCDFLLASMLDAPLFELVLRVHLGAAPKLPDRTEGHATALSLVADRPGTVVSAPGTVVPAPGDPVRIWHRPLRAVGDRIDLSNTNRDYMGIVRAIGPDRARVDAAVAAFTAENPWVIA from the coding sequence TTGCGGCTGTACCTCACCGCGCTGAAACCGACCGACTCGGTCACCGACGGCTTCCTCCCGGCGGCACGCGCGCTCGGCTGCGAGGTCACGATCCTCACCGACCGCCCCAAGCAGTACCGCGACTCCGGGGCCGAGGTGCTCCGCTGCGACGTGCGCGACGCGCGGGCGGTGATCGACACCGTCGCGCACCACCGCGTCCCGGACGCGATCTTCTCCAACTCCGACCACATCCAGGCGGAGACCGCGCTCGCCGCCGCGTACTTCGGCCTCCCCGGCAAGGACTGGCGGGCCTGCGTCGACACCAAGAACAAAGCGCTCACCCGGAGGCGGCTGGCCGCCGCCGGGGTCGAGACCGTCCGTTCCGCGCGGCTGACACCGGCCGACCCACCGCCCGCGGACATGCCGTTCCCCGCGGTCGTGAAGCCGCGCGAGGGCGTGGCCAGCGAGGACGTCGTACTGGTCCGCGACGCGGGCGAGCTCGCGGCGGCCGTCGCGGCCATCCGGGACAGGCGGCCGGGAGAAACCCTTGTCGTGGAGGAGTATCTCGACGGCCCGCTGCACACGATGGAGACGCTCGGCGACGGCGAGGGGGTCAGGGTGCTCGGCGGTTTCCGCACCACCCTCGGGCCGCTGCCGCACTTCGTGGAGGAACGGCTCGACTGGGAGCCGCCTCCCGGCCGTGACCACGTGCTGCGGGCGCTGGAGGCGCTGCGGGTGGGGTTCGGTGCCTGCCACACCGAGTACGTGATGACCCCGGCCGGGCCGCGGATCGTCGAGGTCAACTACCGGGTGATCGGCGACCACTGCGACTTCCTGCTGGCGAGCATGCTGGACGCGCCCCTGTTCGAGCTCGTGCTCAGGGTGCATCTCGGGGCGGCGCCGAAGCTCCCCGACCGGACCGAGGGGCACGCGACCGCGCTGAGCCTGGTCGCCGACCGTCCGGGGACCGTGGTGAGTGCTCCCGGCACGGTCGTTCCCGCGCCCGGCGACCCGGTCCGGATCTGGCACCGGCCGCTGCGCGCCGTGGGCGACCGGATCGACCTGAGCAACACCAACCGCGACTACATGGGCATCGTCCGCGCCATCGGACCCGATCGGGCACGTGTGGACGCGGCCGTCGCCGCGTTCAC
- a CDS encoding sensor histidine kinase, which translates to MSARARIVGWMLVVVGLALSVSVFATWTILLATLENRVNAELANEMEKLRKYAESSSASPRAMLEDYMAVNAPDRHETFFVIVDGKARWVTYADPPAVLDTDEALVARMAAATEPEQDWATSTAGRVRWAVMPVIADGEIEGSFVAIVFYDLERQEIVEAVRVLGLTALAALLLAGAAGWFVAGRVLAPVRLVRQTAERIGGSGDLSRRLAVSGDDDVSALAATFNHMLDRLERAFAVQRDFLDDAGHELRTPITVVRGHLELMGDDPGERAATLALVTDELGRMNRLVDDLIMLARSEQPGFVTPGEVELADLTVEVVAKARALGERRWRVDEVAEEQVTADRQRLTQALIQLVANAVRHTGPGDLIAVGSAVREGQVELWVRDTGPGVPEQDRERIFNRFVRGAARTGSHDGAGLGLAIVRSIAEAHRGIVRVREANGGGALFLISFPYEEIPLTSPYED; encoded by the coding sequence GTGAGCGCACGGGCCCGCATCGTGGGCTGGATGCTCGTGGTCGTCGGCCTCGCCCTGAGCGTCTCGGTGTTCGCCACCTGGACCATCCTGCTGGCCACGCTCGAAAACCGGGTGAACGCCGAGCTGGCCAACGAGATGGAGAAACTCCGCAAGTACGCAGAGAGTTCGTCCGCCTCTCCGAGGGCGATGCTTGAGGACTACATGGCGGTCAACGCGCCCGACCGCCACGAGACCTTCTTCGTGATCGTGGACGGTAAGGCCCGATGGGTCACGTACGCCGACCCCCCGGCCGTACTGGACACCGACGAGGCGCTCGTGGCGCGGATGGCCGCCGCGACCGAGCCCGAGCAGGACTGGGCCACCAGTACGGCCGGGCGCGTCCGCTGGGCGGTCATGCCCGTGATCGCCGACGGCGAGATCGAGGGCTCCTTCGTGGCCATCGTCTTCTACGACCTCGAACGCCAGGAGATCGTCGAGGCGGTGCGCGTGCTGGGCCTCACCGCGCTGGCGGCGCTGCTCCTGGCCGGGGCCGCCGGCTGGTTCGTCGCGGGAAGGGTTCTCGCCCCCGTACGGCTGGTCCGCCAGACGGCGGAGCGGATCGGTGGCTCCGGCGATCTCAGCCGGCGCCTCGCCGTCTCCGGCGACGACGACGTCTCCGCGCTGGCCGCGACCTTCAACCACATGCTCGACCGGCTGGAACGTGCCTTCGCCGTGCAGCGCGACTTCCTCGACGACGCCGGCCACGAGCTGCGCACCCCGATCACGGTCGTCCGCGGCCACCTCGAACTCATGGGCGACGACCCCGGGGAACGGGCGGCCACCCTGGCCCTGGTCACCGACGAGCTGGGACGGATGAACAGGCTCGTCGACGACCTGATCATGCTCGCCAGGTCCGAGCAGCCGGGCTTCGTCACCCCCGGTGAGGTCGAGCTCGCCGACCTCACCGTCGAGGTCGTGGCCAAGGCCCGAGCCCTGGGAGAGCGCCGCTGGCGGGTGGACGAGGTGGCCGAGGAACAGGTCACGGCCGACAGGCAGCGTCTCACCCAGGCGCTGATACAGCTCGTGGCCAACGCCGTGCGGCACACCGGTCCCGGCGACCTGATCGCGGTCGGTTCCGCCGTACGGGAAGGCCAGGTGGAGCTGTGGGTGCGCGACACCGGTCCCGGCGTGCCGGAGCAGGACCGCGAACGGATCTTCAACCGCTTCGTCCGGGGCGCGGCCCGCACCGGGTCGCACGACGGCGCGGGACTCGGCCTCGCCATCGTCCGCTCCATCGCCGAGGCACATCGGGGCATCGTGCGGGTCCGCGAGGCGAACGGGGGCGGGGCGCTCTTCCTGATCTCCTTCCCATACGAGGAGATCCCCCTGACGTCTCCGTACGAGGACTGA
- a CDS encoding response regulator transcription factor, producing the protein MNRILIAEDEGRIASFLEKGLRGNGFTTTVVADGVAAYEYARAGRFDLMILDIGLPLSDGFTVLRRLRQEMATIPVIILTARDSVADTVAGLEGGADDYLAKPFSFEELLARVRLRLRPERVPETTVLRVGDLALDLRTRRAHVGDRSVDLSTREFALAEIFCRHPDQVLTRQQLLSHVWGFDFDPGSNVVDVYVRYLRRKLGNQRIETVRGSGYRLRVG; encoded by the coding sequence GTGAACCGCATCCTGATAGCCGAGGACGAGGGCCGGATCGCGTCCTTCCTGGAGAAGGGCCTGAGAGGCAACGGGTTCACGACCACCGTCGTCGCGGACGGGGTCGCGGCGTACGAGTACGCCCGCGCCGGTCGCTTCGACCTGATGATCCTGGACATCGGGCTTCCCCTGAGCGACGGTTTCACGGTCCTGCGACGGCTCCGGCAGGAGATGGCGACCATTCCCGTGATCATCCTCACCGCCCGTGACAGCGTCGCCGACACCGTCGCGGGCCTTGAGGGCGGTGCCGACGACTACCTCGCCAAACCCTTCTCCTTCGAGGAGCTGCTGGCCCGGGTACGGCTCCGCCTGCGCCCGGAACGCGTTCCCGAGACGACCGTCCTGCGCGTCGGTGACCTCGCCCTGGACCTGCGGACCCGGCGGGCTCACGTGGGCGACCGCTCCGTCGACCTGTCCACCCGCGAGTTCGCCCTCGCGGAGATCTTCTGCCGCCATCCCGACCAGGTTCTCACCCGCCAGCAGCTGCTCAGCCACGTGTGGGGGTTCGACTTCGACCCCGGCTCGAACGTGGTGGACGTCTACGTCCGCTACCTGCGTCGCAAGCTGGGAAACCAGCGGATCGAGACCGTCAGGGGTTCCGGCTACCGCCTGCGAGTCGGGTGA
- a CDS encoding class F sortase: MRTPGALVAALSTLSALVALTACSTEVAAHSASTTSTASTVSGASTVTQVVRPPARGEVANPVRLRVPAIGVSTTVIALKLDARNKLVAPARFDRVGWNKAGPEPGEAGAAVIAGHVDSRTGPAVFYRLGKLRPGHRVHVDRADGSTVTFTVRRLARFPKSRIPDRQVYGSSKGAELRLITCGGTFDRKRRSYRDNVIVFAS, from the coding sequence GTGCGGACCCCCGGTGCCCTCGTGGCCGCTCTCTCCACTCTCTCCGCCCTCGTGGCCCTGACCGCGTGCTCCACCGAGGTCGCCGCGCACAGCGCCTCCACAACCTCCACGGCCTCCACGGTTTCCGGAGCTTCCACGGTCACCCAGGTCGTACGGCCTCCCGCCAGGGGTGAGGTCGCCAACCCCGTGCGGCTCCGCGTACCGGCGATCGGGGTCTCCACCACGGTGATCGCGTTGAAGCTGGACGCGAGGAACAAGCTGGTCGCTCCGGCTCGCTTCGACCGGGTGGGCTGGAACAAGGCCGGTCCCGAGCCCGGCGAGGCCGGTGCGGCGGTCATCGCCGGGCACGTGGACTCCAGGACGGGGCCCGCTGTCTTTTACCGGCTCGGGAAACTCCGTCCGGGACACCGCGTCCACGTCGACAGGGCCGACGGAAGCACGGTGACGTTCACCGTCCGGCGCCTGGCCCGCTTCCCGAAGAGCCGGATCCCCGACCGGCAGGTGTACGGATCCTCCAAGGGAGCCGAGCTGAGGCTCATCACCTGTGGTGGGACCTTCGACCGCAAGCGGCGCAGCTACCGGGACAACGTGATCGTGTTCGCAAGCTGA
- the nudC gene encoding NAD(+) diphosphatase, translated as MEITAQEGLLGPLLLARSAIDRSAALRGDAEWLERAWADTATRVVVVDDGQALVRRSGGEAKLVLLPTADAPDGERYLLGVDAEGIAYFAVAAPLADSTHTGSLKRIVSPLAPSELEEGQTLTTGLRQVGSLLGDLDAGLLVYAVALDAWHSTHEFCPRCGSATEVRAGGHVRVCPRDGSQHFPRVDPAVIMLIHDDDDRCLLARGPQWPEGRLSVLAGFVEPGESLEHAVAREVAEEVGVRVAEPRYMGSQPWPFPRSLMLGFFARATSTEFVLDPEEIAEAHWFSRAELLAATKSGEVRLPSEVSIARRLIETWYGEPLTGDW; from the coding sequence GTGGAGATCACGGCACAAGAAGGACTGTTGGGACCGCTGCTGCTCGCGCGCAGTGCCATTGACCGGTCGGCGGCGCTTCGCGGCGACGCCGAGTGGCTCGAAAGGGCCTGGGCGGACACCGCGACCAGGGTCGTGGTCGTCGACGACGGGCAGGCGCTGGTCCGGCGTAGCGGCGGAGAGGCCAAGCTGGTCCTGCTGCCCACGGCCGACGCGCCGGACGGAGAGCGCTACCTGCTCGGTGTCGACGCCGAGGGCATCGCCTACTTCGCCGTGGCGGCGCCGCTGGCCGACAGCACCCACACCGGTTCCCTCAAGCGGATCGTCTCCCCGCTCGCCCCCTCGGAGCTGGAGGAGGGCCAGACCCTCACCACCGGGCTCCGCCAGGTGGGGTCGTTGCTGGGGGACCTGGACGCCGGGCTGCTGGTGTACGCGGTCGCCCTGGACGCCTGGCACTCCACCCACGAGTTCTGTCCCCGGTGCGGGAGCGCCACCGAGGTGCGCGCGGGCGGGCACGTGCGCGTCTGCCCCAGGGACGGCAGCCAGCACTTCCCCCGGGTCGACCCCGCGGTGATCATGCTGATTCACGACGACGATGACAGGTGTCTGCTGGCCAGGGGGCCGCAGTGGCCCGAGGGGCGGCTGTCGGTGCTGGCCGGGTTCGTCGAGCCGGGCGAGTCGCTGGAGCACGCCGTGGCGCGCGAGGTGGCCGAGGAGGTCGGTGTGCGCGTCGCCGAGCCGCGCTACATGGGCAGCCAGCCCTGGCCGTTCCCGCGCAGCCTGATGCTCGGCTTCTTCGCGCGGGCCACGTCGACGGAGTTCGTCCTCGATCCCGAGGAGATCGCCGAGGCCCACTGGTTCAGCCGTGCCGAGCTGCTGGCCGCGACGAAGAGCGGCGAGGTGCGCCTGCCGTCCGAGGTGTCGATCGCCCGCAGGCTCATCGAGACCTGGTACGGCGAACCGCTGACCGGTGACTGGTAG
- a CDS encoding glutaredoxin family protein, which translates to MALTVYTTTWCGPCKRLKSQLSREGISYNEIDIESNPDAATFVMSVNNGNQVVPTVVVDSPTGRVVRTNPSVIELKRILAGAGV; encoded by the coding sequence ATGGCGCTGACTGTGTACACCACGACCTGGTGCGGCCCCTGCAAGCGACTGAAGAGCCAGCTCAGTCGCGAGGGGATCTCCTACAACGAGATCGACATCGAGAGCAACCCGGACGCCGCCACGTTCGTCATGAGCGTCAACAACGGTAACCAGGTCGTTCCCACCGTCGTGGTCGACTCCCCCACCGGCCGGGTCGTCAGGACCAACCCGTCGGTGATCGAGCTCAAGCGCATTCTGGCGGGCGCGGGCGTGTAG
- a CDS encoding alpha/beta hydrolase — protein MRTGVTVGALALAAAMIGPVVVYTTAHAHTLSAPTQPGGTPSPAKAVGERASAGATKAGASKVDIGAYGTAKASVGVADIGKADTNTTETRTASGAASGAGKAGTGTAAPGKSGAGNPTPPPVAQPDPLVQGTVINTVAYGPYVRQRMDVWHQTDELKRPGVFLIHGGWWSSGDKKYMTEISRSYAEQGYVVFNINYRLSTDASWPAQRTDTLDAIATARRHAALWSFDPNNYVIVGFSAGGHLAGAAGTYKNGLPGLRGVVGISPVISPLTAYTEGTDTFDLEKRKLRESAIRLAGGCEPTGKCAKIWASMEVPWHASRGDAPMLVVHSEDEFVSPEHGKQLKEHLRQVGVPVTLLTAPGIEHSSPLYRLPGVAERVQEWVAGKLLSPGR, from the coding sequence GTGCGAACTGGGGTAACCGTGGGTGCGCTCGCCCTGGCGGCGGCGATGATCGGACCCGTGGTGGTGTACACGACCGCACACGCCCACACACTCTCGGCTCCGACCCAGCCCGGCGGCACACCCAGCCCGGCGAAGGCCGTCGGCGAGAGGGCCTCCGCCGGTGCGACGAAGGCCGGCGCGAGCAAGGTGGACATCGGCGCGTACGGCACGGCGAAGGCCAGTGTCGGAGTGGCCGACATCGGCAAGGCCGATACGAACACGACCGAGACCAGGACCGCTTCCGGAGCCGCCTCCGGGGCCGGCAAAGCCGGTACGGGCACGGCCGCGCCGGGGAAGAGCGGCGCGGGCAATCCGACGCCCCCTCCGGTGGCCCAGCCCGACCCGCTGGTCCAGGGCACCGTCATCAACACCGTCGCGTACGGTCCGTACGTCCGCCAGCGCATGGACGTCTGGCACCAGACCGACGAGCTGAAGCGGCCGGGTGTCTTCCTGATCCACGGCGGCTGGTGGTCGTCGGGCGACAAGAAGTACATGACCGAGATAAGCCGGAGCTACGCCGAGCAGGGCTACGTCGTCTTCAACATCAACTACCGCCTCTCCACCGACGCCTCCTGGCCGGCCCAGCGCACCGACACCCTCGACGCCATCGCCACCGCGCGGCGGCACGCGGCGCTGTGGTCCTTCGACCCGAACAACTACGTGATCGTCGGCTTCTCCGCCGGAGGCCACCTGGCCGGTGCCGCGGGCACCTACAAGAACGGCCTGCCCGGCCTGCGCGGCGTGGTCGGCATCTCCCCGGTGATCTCCCCGCTCACGGCGTACACCGAGGGCACCGACACCTTCGACCTGGAGAAGCGCAAGCTTCGCGAGTCGGCCATCAGGCTCGCCGGGGGCTGTGAGCCCACCGGCAAGTGCGCCAAGATCTGGGCGAGCATGGAGGTGCCGTGGCACGCGAGCCGTGGTGACGCGCCCATGCTGGTCGTGCACTCGGAGGACGAGTTCGTGTCGCCGGAGCACGGCAAGCAGCTCAAGGAGCACCTGCGCCAGGTCGGCGTGCCGGTGACGCTGTTGACCGCGCCCGGCATCGAGCACAGCTCGCCTCTTTACCGGCTGCCCGGCGTGGCGGAGCGGGTTCAGGAGTGGGTCGCGGGGAAGCTGCTCTCACCGGGAAGATGA
- a CDS encoding ATP-dependent DNA helicase UvrD2: MEPDNVLAALDPEQREVAEAVRGPVCVLAGAGTGKTRAITHRIAHAVRSGVVDAQGVLAVTFTTRAAGELRQRLRQLGTPGVQARTFHAAALRQLTYFWPRVIGGDPPRVIESKLPLLIDACRSLRKNQDRSELRDIASEIEWAKVTQIAPEDYAEAARKAGRTSPVPAEEVFRLYEAYETLRRDRHLVDFETILELTAAVMTEHREVASQIRQQYRYFVVDEYQDVNPLQKLLLDTWLGGRDDLCVVGDPNQTIYSFTGATPRYLTGFSVEHPNATVIKLVRDYRSTPQVVSLANRVLDRARTPHKLALIAQRPDGPEPVFTEYDDETAEAEGVARAVRKLVGGGVPTREIAVLFRVNAQSETYEQAFAKAGLPYVLRGADRFFERPEVRQAVVLLRGAARSAEPDDTLVSTVHHILSGVGLTPEAPGGGKAREKWESLKALADLAEDLAATGADLPAFVAELERRAGEQHAPPVEGVTLASLHAAKGLEWDAVFLVGVTEGMLPIIYAETAEQVEEERRLLYVGVTRARAHLSLSWALARSPGGRRSRKPSRFLDGLTGRSAQKGRTAAPAAAADRRPVAAPISCRVCGKTLAAAAEQKLGRCAGCPADYDEALLGALKSWRTGVAKHEKIPQWAIFTDVTLQAIAERAPLSEQDLLAITGIGRVKLDRYGEAVLELCRTAANQTEGA, encoded by the coding sequence GTGGAGCCCGACAACGTTCTGGCGGCACTGGATCCCGAGCAGCGTGAGGTGGCCGAAGCCGTCCGAGGACCGGTCTGCGTCCTCGCCGGAGCCGGGACCGGCAAGACCCGCGCTATCACCCACCGCATCGCGCACGCGGTCCGCAGCGGGGTGGTCGACGCCCAGGGCGTGCTGGCGGTGACGTTCACCACACGTGCGGCCGGTGAGCTCAGGCAGCGGCTGCGGCAGCTCGGCACGCCGGGCGTGCAGGCGCGCACCTTCCACGCCGCAGCGCTGCGCCAGCTCACCTACTTCTGGCCGCGGGTCATCGGCGGCGACCCGCCCAGGGTGATCGAGTCGAAGCTGCCGCTGCTGATCGACGCCTGTCGCTCCCTGCGCAAGAACCAGGACCGTTCCGAACTGCGTGACATCGCCTCCGAGATCGAATGGGCCAAGGTCACCCAGATCGCCCCCGAGGACTACGCGGAGGCCGCCAGGAAGGCGGGCCGCACCTCGCCCGTCCCCGCCGAGGAGGTCTTCCGGCTCTACGAGGCCTACGAGACCCTCCGCCGAGACCGGCACCTGGTCGACTTCGAGACCATCCTGGAGCTCACCGCGGCCGTGATGACCGAGCACCGCGAGGTGGCCTCCCAGATTCGCCAGCAGTATCGCTACTTCGTGGTCGACGAGTACCAGGACGTCAACCCGCTGCAGAAGCTGTTGCTCGACACCTGGCTCGGCGGGCGCGACGACCTGTGTGTGGTCGGCGACCCCAACCAGACGATCTACTCCTTCACCGGCGCGACCCCCCGCTACCTGACCGGCTTCTCGGTCGAGCACCCCAACGCCACCGTGATCAAGCTGGTCCGTGACTACCGCTCCACCCCCCAGGTCGTCTCCCTGGCGAACCGAGTGCTCGACAGGGCGCGGACCCCGCACAAACTCGCCCTGATCGCCCAGCGCCCGGACGGTCCCGAACCGGTCTTCACCGAGTACGACGACGAGACCGCCGAGGCGGAGGGCGTGGCGCGGGCGGTGAGGAAGCTCGTCGGCGGCGGCGTGCCGACCCGCGAGATCGCCGTGCTGTTCCGGGTCAACGCCCAGTCCGAGACGTACGAGCAGGCCTTCGCCAAGGCCGGTCTGCCGTACGTGCTGCGCGGCGCCGACCGCTTCTTCGAGCGTCCCGAGGTCCGCCAGGCGGTCGTGCTGCTGCGCGGTGCCGCCCGCTCGGCCGAGCCCGATGACACGCTCGTCTCGACCGTGCACCACATCCTGTCCGGCGTCGGGCTCACCCCCGAGGCTCCTGGCGGCGGCAAGGCCCGCGAGAAGTGGGAGTCGTTGAAGGCCCTGGCCGACCTCGCCGAGGACCTCGCCGCCACGGGCGCCGACCTGCCCGCCTTCGTGGCCGAACTGGAGCGCCGGGCCGGAGAGCAGCACGCGCCGCCGGTCGAGGGGGTCACCCTGGCCTCGCTGCACGCAGCCAAGGGCCTGGAGTGGGACGCGGTCTTCCTCGTCGGCGTCACCGAGGGCATGTTGCCGATCATCTACGCCGAGACGGCCGAGCAGGTCGAGGAGGAACGCCGCCTCCTGTACGTCGGCGTCACCCGTGCCCGCGCCCACCTGTCGCTGTCGTGGGCACTGGCGCGCTCGCCCGGCGGGCGGCGTTCCCGCAAACCCTCCCGCTTCCTGGACGGGCTCACCGGCCGTTCCGCGCAGAAAGGCCGCACCGCGGCCCCGGCCGCGGCGGCCGATCGCCGCCCGGTCGCCGCGCCGATCAGCTGCCGGGTCTGCGGCAAGACCCTGGCGGCCGCCGCGGAGCAGAAGCTCGGCAGGTGTGCCGGCTGCCCCGCCGACTACGACGAGGCACTGCTCGGGGCGCTCAAGTCCTGGCGTACGGGAGTGGCGAAACACGAGAAGATCCCCCAGTGGGCGATCTTCACCGACGTCACCCTCCAGGCCATCGCCGAACGGGCGCCGCTCTCGGAACAGGACCTGCTGGCGATCACCGGAATCGGACGGGTCAAACTGGACCGTTATGGCGAGGCGGTGCTCGAACTGTGCCGTACCGCCGCGAACCAGACGGAGGGCGCGTGA
- the tesB gene encoding acyl-CoA thioesterase II — MNEALKELLDLLDLEQIELDIFRGRSPEERIQRVFGGQVAAQALVAAGRTVPDDRDVHSLHAYFIRPGDPAIPIVYNVERVRDGRSFTTRRVVAIQHGKAIFTMSASFHVTETGVEHQAATMPQVVDPEGLPLFQDRMLQAVGAESPLREWASRPRPVDARYVTPLTWEAYRDPELRGSNTNVWFRYDAELPDDPLLHVVLAAYASDFTLVDTVLLTHGLAWGASNLSGASLDHAMWFHRPFRVDEWMLYAQESPWSGAARGLAKGEMFTRSGELAVSVVQEAMIRVR, encoded by the coding sequence GTGAACGAGGCGTTAAAGGAGCTCCTGGACCTGCTCGACCTGGAGCAGATCGAGCTCGACATCTTCAGGGGGCGCAGCCCGGAGGAGCGCATCCAGCGTGTCTTCGGTGGCCAGGTGGCCGCCCAGGCACTGGTCGCCGCGGGACGGACGGTGCCCGACGACCGCGACGTCCATTCGCTGCACGCCTACTTCATCCGTCCCGGCGACCCGGCCATCCCGATCGTCTACAACGTCGAGCGGGTCCGTGACGGCCGGTCCTTCACCACCCGGCGGGTGGTGGCCATCCAGCACGGCAAGGCGATATTCACCATGTCGGCCTCCTTCCACGTGACGGAGACCGGCGTCGAGCACCAGGCGGCCACGATGCCCCAGGTGGTCGACCCCGAGGGCCTGCCGCTCTTCCAGGACCGGATGCTCCAGGCCGTGGGGGCGGAGTCGCCGCTGCGCGAGTGGGCGTCCAGGCCGAGGCCGGTGGACGCCCGCTACGTGACCCCCCTCACCTGGGAGGCCTACCGCGACCCGGAGCTTCGCGGTTCGAACACCAACGTGTGGTTCCGCTACGACGCGGAACTGCCCGACGACCCGCTGCTGCACGTGGTGCTCGCCGCCTACGCCTCCGATTTCACCCTGGTCGACACCGTGCTGCTGACCCACGGCCTCGCGTGGGGCGCGTCCAACCTCTCCGGTGCGTCGCTGGACCACGCGATGTGGTTCCACCGTCCTTTTCGGGTGGACGAGTGGATGCTCTACGCCCAGGAGTCGCCGTGGTCGGGGGCGGCGAGGGGACTCGCCAAGGGGGAGATGTTCACCCGGTCCGGAGAACTGGCCGTGTCGGTAGTGCAGGAGGCGATGATCCGCGTGAGATAG
- a CDS encoding WhiB family transcriptional regulator, whose product MGAQTVMDLIDEATIPCRTDPDLWFAESPEDVEFAKALCGGCPIREACLARALEREEPWGVWGGELVLRGAIVPRKRPRGRPRKNPVAA is encoded by the coding sequence ATGGGGGCCCAGACGGTCATGGACCTGATCGACGAAGCCACAATCCCCTGTCGTACCGACCCCGACCTGTGGTTCGCCGAGTCTCCGGAGGACGTGGAGTTCGCCAAGGCGCTCTGCGGGGGCTGCCCGATTCGTGAGGCCTGCCTGGCCCGCGCGCTGGAGCGCGAGGAGCCGTGGGGTGTCTGGGGTGGCGAGCTTGTTCTGCGGGGGGCGATCGTCCCCCGGAAGCGTCCGCGCGGGCGTCCCCGCAAGAACCCGGTCGCTGCCTGA